The Streptomyces nigra genome includes the window CCCACCGCGCCGGTGACGCCGTCGCCGCAGAGAAGGGCTATCTGCGCGAGGTCGGCAACCTCGCCTTCCACATCGCGCTGATCGTGATGCTGGTGGCGTTCGCCTGGGGCCAGCTGTTCAAGTCCGAGGGCAACAAGCTGGTCGTCGAGGGCGACGGCTTCTCCAACACGCTCACCCAGTACGACGACTTCAAGTCCGGCAGCCTCTTCTCCCAGGACGACCTGGACCCGTTCAGCTTCAGCCTGAAGGAGTTCAAGGGCACCTACGAGGCGACCGGACCCAACCGCGGCACGCCGCGCACCTACGAGGCCGACCTCACCTACAGCGCGGGCGCCGACGGCAAGGAGAGGAAGACCACCGTCAAGGTCAACGAGCCGCTGGAGATGGGCGGCTCCAAGGTCTACCTCGTCAGCCACGGCTACGCCCCCGTCATCACCGTCCGCGACGGCAAGGGCAACGAGGTCTTCCACGACGCGGTCCCCCTCCTCCCGCTCGACGGCAACGTCACCTCCACCGGCGCGATCAAGGTGATGGACGGCTACCGCGACGCCAAGGGCGAGCGCGAGCAGCTCGGCTTCCAGGCCTTCCTGCTGCCCACCTACGTCCCGGGCAACGAACTCGCCTCGCAGTTCCCCGCGCTGCTCAGCCCGGTCATGAACGTCGAGGCCTACCACGGTGATCTCGGTGTCGACTCGGGCCTCCCGCAGAGCGTGTACCAGCTGGACAAGAAGAACCTGAAGGGCTTCAAGGACGGCAAGGGCGCGCAGCTGAGGAAGAACCTGCGGCCCGGCGAGACCCTGACCCTTCCGAACGGCGCCGGCTCGATCACCTTCGAGAAGGAGATCAAGGAGTGGGCCGGCTTCCAGGTCGCCCGCCAGCCCGGCAGCGGCTGGGCGCTCGCCGGCGCCCTCGCGGCGATCCTCGGTCTCGCCGGCTCCCTGTTCATCCAGCGCCGCCGGGTCTGGGTGCGGGCCACCACCGGGGACGACGGCCTCACCGTCGTCGAGATGGCCGGCCTCGGCCGCAGCGAGTCCGCGAAGGTGCCCGAGGAGCTGGGCGAGCTCGCCGGGATCCTCTACGACCGGGCCCCCGGGGCAGCCGCCCCCGAGGACACCGACGACGCCTCCTCCGATACCCCCGACCCCCAAGCCGTACCTGCCGAAGGGGCTGAGAAGTGACTCTCGCCGCCGCAACCGATCTGGCCGCCGCCACCAACGAGAACCTGGCCAGCATCAGCAACACGCTGATCTACTCGTCGATGGCCGTCTACACCCTGGCCTTCTTCGCGTACATCGCCGAATGGCTCCTCGGCAGCCGCAGCAAGGTCGGCCGCACGGCCGCCGCGCTCACCCCGGCCAAGTCCGCCAAGGCCGCCGAGGCGCCCGCCGTAACCGTGACCAAGGGCGGCTCCACGGCCGTACTGGAACGGCCGAAGGTCGTCGTACGGGCCGCGGCCGGACAGCGGGACGTGCCGGACGGGCCCGGCGCGCACGGCGGGGACGAGCAGGGCGACCTCTACGGGCGTATCGCCATCTCGCTCACCGTCCTCGCGTTCCTCGTCGAGTTCGGCGGAGTGGTCACGCGGGCCCTGTCGGTGCAGCGGGCGCCGTGGGGCAACATGTACGAGTTCAACATCACCTTCTCCACGGTCGCCGTCGGCGTGTACCTGGGGCTGCTGGCGCTGAAGAAGAACGTGCGCTGGCTCGGGCTGTTCCTGATCACCACGGTCCTCCTCGATCTCGGCCTCGCCGTCACTGTCTTGTACACCGCCAGTGACCAGTTGGTTCCCGCCCTTCACTCGTACTGGCTGTACATCCACGTCTCCACGGCGATCTTCTGCGGCGCGGTGTTCTACGTCGGTGCCGTCTCCACGCTGCTGTACCTGTTCAAGGACAGCTACGAGAACAAGCTCGCGAGCGGCGGCAAGCCGGGCCGCTTCGCGAACTCGGTCCTGGACCGGCTGCCCGCCTCGGCGTCCCTGGACAAGTTCTCCTACCGCGTCAACGCCGCCGTCTTCCCGCTGTGGACGTTCACGATCATCGCGGGCGCCATCTGGGCGGGCGACGCCTGGGGCCGCTACTGGGGCTGGGACCCCAAGGAGACCTGGTCCTTCATCACCTGGGTCGCCTACGCCTGCTATCTGCACGCCCGCGCCACCGCCGGCTGGAAGGGCCGCAAGGCCGCCTACCTGGCCCTGATCGCCTTCGGCTGCTGGCTCTTCAACTACTACGGCGTCAACATCTTCGTCTCCGGCAAGCACTCCTACGCCGGCGTCTGAGCCGGGGCGCGGACCGGCGCCGCCCACAGGTGCGCGCCGGGTCCGGCGGGGTCAGGCTGGTGTCATGACCGGTTCGGTAGAACAGGGCACCAGCCAGACCCACGGGAACACGCACATCCTGCACTTCCTGGTGCGGCTGCCCCGTCCGATGGCCGCCGTCTGGCCCTTTCTGGCGACCGCCGACGGCCTCGCGTCCTGGTGCACCCCGGTCGACGCGCTCGAACCCCGGCTCGGCGGCACGGTCGACCTGGGCGAGCTGGGCAGCGGGCGGATCACCGCCTGGGACGTGGACCGGGTCGCCGAGTACACGGGGGACCGCGGCCGCATCCGGTTCCACCTGGAACGGGACGGCGAGGACGGGGCCGCGCTGCGCTTCACCCACGAGTTCCAGGGCGAGGCCGAGACGGAGCAGCGCTGGCGCTCCCGCTTCGAGCGGCTCATCGAGCGCCTGGAACACGCCTAAGGGCTGTCCGGCGTCTCACTCCCCGATGTCCTCGTTCCACAGATCGGGATGACGGGCGACGAAGTCACGCATCAAGGCCACGCACTCGGGATCGTCGAGGAGCACGATCTCCACGCCGTGCTCGGCCAGCCACTCGTGCCCGCCCGAGAACGTGACCGCCTCGCCGATCACCACTCGCGAGATGCCGAACTGCCGGACCAGCCCCGAGCAGTACCAGCACGGCGACAGCGTCGTCACCATCGTCGTGCCCCGGTACGACCGCTGCCGGCCCGCCGCCCGGAACGCGGCCGTCTCCGCGTGCAGCGAGGGGTCGCCGTCCTGCACCCGCCGGTTGTTGCCCCGCCCGAGCAGCGTCCCGTCCGCCCCGTACAGGGCGGCCCCGATGGGGATGCCGCCCTCGGCGAGCCCGGCCCGCGCCTGCGCGAGCGCGGTCCCGAGCCACCGCCGCGCCAGTCCCTGATCCATCCCCTCACTGTCCTGCGCACGGGCCCACCCGGCAACGGCACGAAAACCCCGCGCCCCCGCGCCCGGCCCGCGACTACGCTCACGTCCGTTCCCGCGGAGAGGAGCGGCAGCCGTGCGCCCCTTGCTCCACCTCGACGTCGACGGCCCGCTGAACCCGTACGCCGCCAAGCCCCACCGCCGGCCGGACGGCTACACGACACACCGGATGAAGCCCGAGAGCTGGGTCGCCCGGCAGCGGTACACCCCCGCCCACCGGGTGAAGCCCCTGCGGGTGTGGCTGCACCCCGGGCACGGCCCCCGGCTGCGGGAGCCGGCCGAGCGGTACGAGCTGGTGTGGGCGACCACCTGGGGCGCGGAGGCGAACCGCTTCATCGCGCCGGTCCTCGGCCTGCCCGACCTCCCTGTGGTCGAGTGGCCGCCCGGCACGAGCCGCGAGCGGACCGACGGACCCTTCTGGAAGACCGGGCCGCTCGTCGAGCACGCCCGGGGGCGGCCCTTCGCGTGGGTCGACGACGAACTGGGCCCGGCGGACGAGGACTTCGTCGCCGCTCGGCACGAAGGGCCGGCGCTGTTGCTCCGGATCGATGCCCGACTCGGGCTGCGGGAGGCGGACTTCGTGGCCCTGGGTGTCTTCGCCGGTCGGCCGACCAGGTAATTCGGTGGCGTGGGGCCGGGCGGCGGTGTTGGGTTGCCGGGCCCGGACCGTCGCACGGACGCCGGGGGTGAGGAGTGCAGGTGGGACGTCTGGGGCGGGCCTGGCGGGTGGCCGAACTGCGGCAGCGGGGCGGGGTGCTGGCGTCCTTCGTGGCCGCCTGCTGCGACGACGACAAGCGGGCGCGCGCGGCGCGGGACCTGGGGGCGCGCCTGGCCGCGTACGGGCCCGTCGACCGGTGGGAGGCCGAGGAGGCCGTGGCGACGCTGGAGAGGTGGGCCCGCGACCTCGAGGACCACCCGTACCACCCGGGCGTCCCGCGGCCCGACGAGAGCGACCGGCAGACCCGCGACCACTACAAGGACGTCCAGCGCGACCGCCTGACGACCCCGGCCCGCGACCGGCGGTCGGGGACGCAACTCTCCCTCGACGTCTACCTCGGTCAGCTGAGCCGGGTGCGCGGCCTCGACCCGTGCGTCCGGGAGGACGCGTACTACCTCTACGGCCGCGGCACGATGGCACTGGATGTCGGCGACCGCGCGACAGCGGCACGCGAGACGGCCCGTCTGCGGGAGCTGCGGGACGCCCACGCCTGGTGACGCGCGGCCCGCCCCGGTCAGGGCTCGTCGCGCTTGGTGCCGTCCTCGTCCTCGTCGCGCGTCTTCCCGTCCTCGCCCAGGGACTTCAGGAAGTCCGGGTTGTCGTCGGGCGCCACCCACTGCTGCCGCCGGCGGTCCCGTACGCCCGACCAGCCGTCGGCGGCCGGGCTGCGCCTCTTGCCCGCGATCAGCCACGAGATCGAGCCGACCAGCGGGAAGACGAGCACGAGGATCGCCCACAGCGGCTTGGGCATGTGGCGGATGTCCTTTTCCTCCGTGCTGATGCAGTCGATGAACGCGTACACGCTCAGCGCCAGTGGCACGAGGAACATCAGCACCCGGAGCATGGGCCCTCTCCAGTGGAACGGTCGTCGGGCCGGGGGCACGGCCCCCGGGTTCCAGGCCAGGGTAGCCGCTCGGGGATACTTGACCCCATGGCTTACGACGATCTTCGATCCCTGCTCCGGGCCCTGGAGCGGGAAGGCGACCTCAAGCGCGTGAAGGCGGAGGTCGATCCGTACCTGGAGGTCGGGGAGATCGTCGACCGGGTGCAGAAGTCCGGCGGCCCCGCCCTGCTCTTCGAGAACGTGAAGGGCTCCGACATGCCCCTCGCGATGAACGTCTTCGGCACGGACCGGCGCCTGCTGAAGGCCCTGGGCCTGAAGTCGTACGCCGACATCTCGGACAAGATCGGCGGGCTGCTCAAGCCCGAGCTGCCGCACGGGTTCGTCGGGGTCCGCGAGGCCTTCGGCAAGCTCGGCGCGATGACCCACGTCCCGCCGAAGAAGGTCAAGGACGGCCCTGTCCAGGAGGTCGTGCTCACCGGCGACGACGTCGACCTGGACCGGCTGCCCGCGCTCTTCACCTGGCCCAAGGACGGCGGCTCCTTCTTCAACCTGGGCCTGACGCACACCAAGGACCCCGAGACGGGCGTCCGCAACCTCGGTCTGTACCGCCTCCAGCGCCACGACAAGCGCACCATCGGCATGCACTGGCAGATCCACAAGGACAGCCGCAACCACTACCAGGTGGCGGCCCGCAGGGGCGAGCGGCTGCCCGTCGCGATCGCCTTCGGCTGCCCGCCCGCCGTCAGCTACGCCTCCACCGCCCCGCTGCCCGGCGACATCGACGAGTACCTGTTCGCCGGGTTCCTCGCGGGCAAGCGGATCGAGATGGTCGACTGCAAGACCGTTCCGCTCCAGGTCCCCGCGCAGGCCGAGGTCGTGATCGAGGGCTGGCTGGAGCCGGGCGAGATGCTCCCGGAGGGCCCCTTCGGCGACCACACCGGCTTCTACACGCCGCAGGAGCCCTTCCCGGCGCTCACCATCGACTGCGTCACCATGCGCAAGCGGCCGCTGCTCCAGTCCATCGTCGTGGGCCGCCCGCCCACCGAGGACGGGCCGCTGGGCCGGGCGACGGAACGCTTCTTCCTGCCCCTGCTGAAGATCATCGTCCCGGACATCGTGGACTACCACCTGCCCGAGGCCGGCGGCTTCCACAACTGCGCGATCGTCTCGATCGACAAGAAGTACCCCAAGCACGCCCAGAAGGTCATGCACGCGGTCTGGGGCGCCCACATGATGTCCCTGACCAAGCTGATCGTGGTCGTCGACTCCGACTGCGACGTCCACGATCTGCACGAGGTCGCCTGGCGGGCCCTGGGCAACACCGACTACGCCCGGGACCTCACGGTCGTCGAAGGCCCCGTCGACCATCTCGACCACGCCTCCTACCAGCAGTTCTGGGGCGGCAAGGCCGGCATCGACGCCACCCGCAAGTGGCCCGAGGAGGGCTACACCCGCGACGGCGGCTGGCCGGACATGGTGGAGTCCGACCCGGAGACGGCGGCGAAGGTCGACCGCCGCTGGAAGGAGTACGGCCTGTGAGCAGCGCCTCCGCCGCGATCCCGCAGCCCGGACGGACCAAGGCGTTCCTGCGTCTGGTCATGATCGAGCACTCGGTGTTCGCGCTGCCCTTCGCCTACATCGCCGCGCTCACCGCGATGTTCGAGTGGGACCGG containing:
- the resB gene encoding cytochrome c biogenesis protein ResB, with translation MSDTTDKAAPAVPEGQEQDQDLGAAGSQLSTAPAEEAPNLPSLGVIGWARWFWRQLTSMRVALLLLLLLSLGAIPGSLIPQTGIDETKVAEFRRTHETLAPIYDKLGLFHVYSSVWFSAIYILLFVSLIGCIVPRTWQFVGQLRGRPPGAPRRLTRLPAYTTWRTEAAPEEVREAALALLKKRRFRAHRAGDAVAAEKGYLREVGNLAFHIALIVMLVAFAWGQLFKSEGNKLVVEGDGFSNTLTQYDDFKSGSLFSQDDLDPFSFSLKEFKGTYEATGPNRGTPRTYEADLTYSAGADGKERKTTVKVNEPLEMGGSKVYLVSHGYAPVITVRDGKGNEVFHDAVPLLPLDGNVTSTGAIKVMDGYRDAKGEREQLGFQAFLLPTYVPGNELASQFPALLSPVMNVEAYHGDLGVDSGLPQSVYQLDKKNLKGFKDGKGAQLRKNLRPGETLTLPNGAGSITFEKEIKEWAGFQVARQPGSGWALAGALAAILGLAGSLFIQRRRVWVRATTGDDGLTVVEMAGLGRSESAKVPEELGELAGILYDRAPGAAAPEDTDDASSDTPDPQAVPAEGAEK
- the ccsB gene encoding c-type cytochrome biogenesis protein CcsB; translation: MTLAAATDLAAATNENLASISNTLIYSSMAVYTLAFFAYIAEWLLGSRSKVGRTAAALTPAKSAKAAEAPAVTVTKGGSTAVLERPKVVVRAAAGQRDVPDGPGAHGGDEQGDLYGRIAISLTVLAFLVEFGGVVTRALSVQRAPWGNMYEFNITFSTVAVGVYLGLLALKKNVRWLGLFLITTVLLDLGLAVTVLYTASDQLVPALHSYWLYIHVSTAIFCGAVFYVGAVSTLLYLFKDSYENKLASGGKPGRFANSVLDRLPASASLDKFSYRVNAAVFPLWTFTIIAGAIWAGDAWGRYWGWDPKETWSFITWVAYACYLHARATAGWKGRKAAYLALIAFGCWLFNYYGVNIFVSGKHSYAGV
- a CDS encoding SRPBCC family protein: MTGSVEQGTSQTHGNTHILHFLVRLPRPMAAVWPFLATADGLASWCTPVDALEPRLGGTVDLGELGSGRITAWDVDRVAEYTGDRGRIRFHLERDGEDGAALRFTHEFQGEAETEQRWRSRFERLIERLEHA
- a CDS encoding nucleoside deaminase, translated to MDQGLARRWLGTALAQARAGLAEGGIPIGAALYGADGTLLGRGNNRRVQDGDPSLHAETAAFRAAGRQRSYRGTTMVTTLSPCWYCSGLVRQFGISRVVIGEAVTFSGGHEWLAEHGVEIVLLDDPECVALMRDFVARHPDLWNEDIGE
- a CDS encoding HAD domain-containing protein — protein: MRPLLHLDVDGPLNPYAAKPHRRPDGYTTHRMKPESWVARQRYTPAHRVKPLRVWLHPGHGPRLREPAERYELVWATTWGAEANRFIAPVLGLPDLPVVEWPPGTSRERTDGPFWKTGPLVEHARGRPFAWVDDELGPADEDFVAARHEGPALLLRIDARLGLREADFVALGVFAGRPTR
- a CDS encoding PLD nuclease N-terminal domain-containing protein, with the translated sequence MLRVLMFLVPLALSVYAFIDCISTEEKDIRHMPKPLWAILVLVFPLVGSISWLIAGKRRSPAADGWSGVRDRRRQQWVAPDDNPDFLKSLGEDGKTRDEDEDGTKRDEP
- a CDS encoding menaquinone biosynthesis decarboxylase, coding for MAYDDLRSLLRALEREGDLKRVKAEVDPYLEVGEIVDRVQKSGGPALLFENVKGSDMPLAMNVFGTDRRLLKALGLKSYADISDKIGGLLKPELPHGFVGVREAFGKLGAMTHVPPKKVKDGPVQEVVLTGDDVDLDRLPALFTWPKDGGSFFNLGLTHTKDPETGVRNLGLYRLQRHDKRTIGMHWQIHKDSRNHYQVAARRGERLPVAIAFGCPPAVSYASTAPLPGDIDEYLFAGFLAGKRIEMVDCKTVPLQVPAQAEVVIEGWLEPGEMLPEGPFGDHTGFYTPQEPFPALTIDCVTMRKRPLLQSIVVGRPPTEDGPLGRATERFFLPLLKIIVPDIVDYHLPEAGGFHNCAIVSIDKKYPKHAQKVMHAVWGAHMMSLTKLIVVVDSDCDVHDLHEVAWRALGNTDYARDLTVVEGPVDHLDHASYQQFWGGKAGIDATRKWPEEGYTRDGGWPDMVESDPETAAKVDRRWKEYGL